Proteins from a genomic interval of Bradyrhizobium sp. G127:
- a CDS encoding SCP2 sterol-binding domain-containing protein, giving the protein MPVSDPSISRVPLVFALAGRVLPLFPLQPMLAASLYGIQKRHPQIFDRLGAHAAKLYGLDPTDLPFAFVLEPSRVNPRVTATRILPRRIDVRITGPLAALIGLVDGACDGDALFFSRDIQIEGDMEAAVALRNAIDDAGIDIVAESVAWTGPLSPIVERLARGVIGDPPGQQRSDLASEGGSWN; this is encoded by the coding sequence ATGCCGGTATCCGATCCGTCTATATCGAGGGTGCCGCTTGTGTTTGCCCTAGCGGGGCGAGTCCTTCCGCTTTTCCCGTTGCAGCCGATGCTCGCCGCCTCGCTCTATGGGATACAGAAGCGGCATCCACAAATTTTCGATCGTCTCGGTGCCCATGCCGCCAAACTGTATGGGCTGGATCCGACGGACCTGCCGTTCGCCTTTGTGCTTGAGCCCAGCCGGGTGAACCCAAGGGTCACCGCAACAAGGATTCTGCCGCGACGGATTGACGTGCGGATTACGGGACCTCTTGCGGCGCTCATCGGACTCGTGGACGGGGCCTGCGACGGGGACGCGCTCTTCTTCTCGCGGGATATTCAGATCGAGGGCGATATGGAAGCGGCCGTCGCGCTGCGTAATGCGATCGATGACGCCGGGATCGACATCGTCGCCGAATCCGTGGCCTGGACGGGGCCACTGTCGCCTATCGTCGAGCGGCTCGCGCGGGGCGTCATCGGTGATCCCCCCGGACAGCAACGGAGCGATCTGGCGTCCGAGGGTGGATCATGGAACTGA